One genomic window of Arachis hypogaea cultivar Tifrunner chromosome 8, arahy.Tifrunner.gnm2.J5K5, whole genome shotgun sequence includes the following:
- the LOC112708278 gene encoding protein MAIN-LIKE 2-like, with protein MVRNYSAPKEHIINYLDHPVYPNRNLLVRKLDPPQTWNPMVENYLRATGFYHVSRIGVIRGFHPLLAALVERWRPESHTFVLPVGEVTVTLEDVAHIFGLPIDGEPVSGWTDSSSDFVRSQSMAVFGREPVVSGNSKSYIKLGWVRRIRDAEPLDTEESIRRYVRCQIFCLLGSTLFTDKSTTYAHAKYLPLLRDFERIHTYSWGSACLAHLYRALCRASRYDTKEMDGPLNLLFVWAWERMPCLAPVPRHTLPPAEIPVAMRWSHSERTTSWLAKTVVNFRVDIDYMQEGYDVRIICDSLSGGRMKE; from the exons ATGGTTCGTAATTATAGTGCTCCGAAAgaacatattataaattatttggatCATCCAGTTTAT CCTAACAGGAATTTGTTGGTGCGTAAACTGGATCCGCCACAGACGTGGAACCCGATGGTGGAAAATTACTTACGCGCCACGGGATTCTACCACGTATCGAGGATTGGGGTGATAAGAGGATTTCACCCCTTGTTAGCTGCTTTGGTTGAAAGGTGGAGGCCGGAGAGTCACACTTTTGTGTTGCCGGTGGGTGAGGTTACAGTGACATTGGAAGATGTCGCACATATATTTGGCTTACCAATCGATGGTGAACCTGTGAGTGGATGGACTGACAGTAGTAGTGACTTCGTTCGAAGTCAGAGCATGGCAGTATTTGGACGTGAACCAGTAGTCAGTGGTAATTCGAAATCCTATATAAAGCTTGGTTGGGTTCGACGTATCAGAGATGCGGAACCGTTGGACACTGAAGAGTCCATAAGGAGATACGTCAGATGCCAGATTTTCTGTTTGTTAGGGTCGACGCTATTCACAGATAAGTCGACCACATACGCCCACGCGAAGTATCTACCGTTGCTTCGCGATTTCGAGCGGATCCATACGTATAGTTGGGGGTCAGCATGTCTTGCACATCTTTACAGAGCATTGTGCCGTGCGTCACGATATGATACGAAGGAGATGGATGGCCCTCTTAATCTGTTGTTTGTGTGGGCATGGGAGCGAATGCCGTGTCTTGCGCCGGTACCGAGACATACCCTTCCACCTGCTGAGATACCAGTTGCCATGAG GTGGAGCCATTCGGAACGGACCACATCGTGGTTAGCGAAGACCGTAGTGAATTTTAGGGTTGATATAGACTACATGCAGGAG GGTTATGATGTACGAATTATATGTGACAGTTTGAGTGGCGGCCGTATGAAGGAATGA
- the LOC112705542 gene encoding uncharacterized protein — MSHEVTNNDLHDDDPEWQELKLPNLLLQSEAVRQVHATIEREWNFLQRSACQTAAGRALWRHVIHDPLAYLLAGESYLRSLHEKMKKDRLNNAREISGVILAVRTLWFDSKLEDALNSPNGRESQVVLLGAGMDTRAYRLNCLQDSDVFEVDFPGVLQVKTTILEAAKVSTNEFEHIRSMAKSLTRVAADIRENDWLEKLRTAGFLPHKNTIWVLEGLLYYLTHSQAMQVLRILANKCCVTHTVLLADFMNKPSTTLSNSAFQFYSDWPDQLLPSIGFTHVKLSQIGDPDAHFGLLNDPLNLFDKLRRLPRSIETHPDDGTPCCRLYLVEASGSPKQDVAPNVPMSVS, encoded by the exons ATGTCACACGAAGTTACTAACAATGACTTGCATGATGATGATCCAGAATGGCAAGAGCTAAAACTTCCAAACTTGTTGTTACAGAGTGAAGCTGTTCGGCAAGTACACGCCACCATTGAGAGAGAATGGAATTTCCTTCAAAGGTCAGCTTGTCAAACAGCAGCAGGAAGGGCTCTGTGGAGGCATGTCATCCATGATCCACTGGCTTATTTGCTGGCAGGAGAGTCTTATTTGAGAAGTCTTCATGAAAAGATGAAGAAAGACAGACTCAACAATGCACGTGAAATTTCTGGAGTTATTCTTGCTGTTAGAACTCTTTGGTTTGATTCTAAATTGGAAGATGCCCTCAATTCACCAAATGGCAGAGAATCACAAGTTGTTCTCCTTGGTGCAG GAATGGACACAAGGGCATACCGTTTAAATTGTTTACAGGACAGCGATGTATTTGAGGTTGATTTTCCAGGAGTATTACAAGTAAAAACCACTATTTTAGAAGCAGCTAAGGTATCGACAAATGAATTTGAACACATACGGTCAATGGCTAAATCCTTAACAAGGGTAGCTGCTGACATAAGAGAAAATGACTGGCTGGAGAAGCTTCGAACTGCAGGTTTTTTGCCACACAAGAACACGATATGGGTTCTAGAAGGTCTACTGTACTACCTCACCCATTCACAGGCCATGCAAGTGCTGAGGATTTTGGCCAACAAATGTTGTGTAACTCACACAGTCCTTTTAGCAGACTTCATGAATAAGCCATCAACTACACTGTCTAATTCTGCATTCCAATTTTATAGCGACTGGCCAGACCAACTCTTGCCCTCCATTGGGTTCACTCATGTAAAGCTTTCTCAAATTGGAGATCCAGATGCCCATTTTGGACTATTGAATGATCCTTTGAATCTTTTCGACAAGCTTCGCAGGTTGCCTAGGTCAATAGAAACCCATCCAGATGATGGAACGCCATGCTGTCGCTTGTACTTGGTTGAAGCTTCTGGTTCACCTAAACAAGATGTTGCTCCTAATGTTCCAATGAGTGTCTCATGA